One genomic segment of Methanomassiliicoccus sp. includes these proteins:
- the pylSc gene encoding pyrrolysine--tRNA(Pyl) ligase large subunit → MVDMMEYTASQFQRIREMGGEPDDLAHFVSAEERDHSFQDRVAALQSENRTAIRAIAETPARNPVASLEDELAKVLNQRGFVEVKTPMIISGVSLTKMGIADGHPLLDQVFWVGSKKCLRPMLAPNLYFLMRHLKRSIPLPMRLFEIGPCFRKESRGSNHLEEFTMLNLVELGPDGDAMDRLREHAEAVMGAVHLDYELVVTESEVYGKTLDVEVNGVELASGAVGPLPMDEAHGITDPWAGIGFGLERIAMLQRGERNIKKVGRSLIYLNGARIDV, encoded by the coding sequence ATGGTCGATATGATGGAGTACACAGCATCACAGTTCCAACGCATACGGGAGATGGGGGGCGAGCCGGACGATCTTGCCCACTTCGTATCGGCGGAGGAGAGAGACCATTCCTTCCAGGATCGTGTCGCTGCCCTCCAGAGCGAGAACCGGACCGCCATTCGGGCGATCGCCGAGACACCCGCACGGAACCCCGTTGCGTCCCTAGAGGATGAACTGGCCAAGGTCCTGAACCAACGCGGTTTCGTCGAGGTCAAAACTCCCATGATCATATCTGGGGTTTCGCTGACCAAGATGGGCATAGCCGATGGGCATCCTCTCCTCGATCAAGTGTTCTGGGTAGGTTCGAAAAAATGCCTGAGGCCGATGCTGGCGCCTAACCTCTACTTCCTGATGAGGCATCTAAAGCGCAGCATCCCCCTGCCGATGAGGCTCTTCGAAATCGGACCGTGCTTTCGCAAGGAATCGCGGGGGTCCAACCACCTCGAGGAGTTCACCATGCTCAACTTGGTAGAGCTGGGGCCTGATGGCGATGCCATGGACCGCCTAAGGGAGCATGCTGAGGCAGTCATGGGTGCCGTCCACTTGGACTACGAGCTGGTGGTCACCGAATCGGAGGTGTACGGGAAGACTTTGGACGTCGAGGTCAACGGGGTCGAGCTGGCCTCAGGCGCTGTCGGTCCCCTGCCGATGGACGAGGCCCACGGCATCACCGATCCCTGGGCGGGTATCGGTTTCGGCCTCGAGCGCATCGCCATGCTCCAGAGGGGAGAGAGGAACATCAAGAAGGTGGGCCGGAGCCTGATCTACCTTAACGGCGCACGCATCGATGTCTAG
- a CDS encoding DMT family transporter has product MDTNVIGNANVKKVGGVDLEALRQNEHKKRIRIGYMMALFCAILWGLWYIPGNALWVLNPFDDMLAAMSITDGETTALIVTAVLISAFNALTVIIALMIWNGALGKFREMGRTLREMRPCTKWFFLASIFGGPVAILGSFIAMGFVGASFAAVAALLYPVVGSALSYYWLGQKISKRAMMGIVIIILGGFTIYAGGLLNDIANGGGSFWGYVGGIMAACGWGIEGAIASKGLDISEPDIGITLRFLGENIIWWVIIIPILALAGFPLYTYAAQVFDPLVMGVLIMAGITFGFCYVAWYKSFPLIGVGRGQGIGNLYGLFAVIFIFLFVGQAPEWTILLGGILCVAGSLVMFTEESLELQSLRGE; this is encoded by the coding sequence TTGGATACAAATGTAATAGGTAACGCTAATGTGAAAAAGGTCGGTGGGGTCGATCTCGAGGCACTAAGGCAGAACGAACACAAAAAAAGAATTCGAATAGGATACATGATGGCTTTGTTCTGCGCCATCCTTTGGGGCCTCTGGTACATCCCTGGAAATGCTCTTTGGGTACTGAACCCATTCGATGACATGCTGGCGGCGATGTCGATTACCGACGGGGAGACCACTGCCCTGATCGTCACCGCAGTGCTCATCTCGGCTTTCAACGCCCTCACCGTCATCATTGCTCTGATGATATGGAACGGGGCTCTTGGCAAGTTTAGAGAGATGGGCAGGACTCTTAGGGAGATGCGCCCGTGCACGAAGTGGTTCTTTTTAGCTTCGATCTTCGGGGGCCCGGTGGCAATCCTTGGATCGTTCATCGCCATGGGCTTCGTGGGCGCCTCATTCGCCGCGGTGGCAGCCCTGTTGTACCCGGTGGTCGGTTCGGCGCTGTCATACTATTGGCTTGGCCAGAAGATCTCCAAGCGGGCAATGATGGGGATCGTGATCATCATTCTTGGTGGCTTCACGATCTATGCAGGAGGCCTGCTCAACGATATAGCCAACGGGGGCGGGTCCTTCTGGGGATACGTCGGCGGCATCATGGCAGCGTGCGGCTGGGGCATCGAAGGAGCCATCGCCAGCAAGGGACTGGATATCTCCGAACCGGACATCGGCATCACCCTTAGGTTCCTCGGTGAGAACATCATCTGGTGGGTCATCATCATCCCCATCCTCGCTCTGGCCGGGTTCCCCCTGTACACTTACGCTGCCCAGGTGTTCGATCCCCTGGTCATGGGCGTGTTGATAATGGCAGGCATCACGTTCGGTTTCTGCTATGTCGCGTGGTACAAGTCCTTCCCCCTGATTGGAGTGGGCAGAGGACAGGGTATCGGTAACCTGTACGGCCTATTCGCGGTGATATTCATCTTCCTGTTCGTCGGGCAGGCCCCGGAGTGGACGATCCTCCTCGGCGGTATCCTGTGCGTAGCAGGCAGTTTGGTGATGTTCACGGAGGAGAGCCTGGAACTCCAATCCCTAAGAGGTGAGTGA
- a CDS encoding B12-binding domain-containing protein — translation MATKEAIIEMARKAVLEYDQDAAVEAANEAIKAGVNPVEIIQNGFTKAMNEVGDKYGAKQLFLPHVIAASETMTAGINVLTPYLEKMGVKEGPGLGTVIIGTIEGDIHCIGKDIVAIMLKIAGYNVHNIGRDVPVKDFITAAQKNNANIIGSSALMTSTMVNQIKIEDLLKEEGMRDKVKTMVGGAPVTKDWATHIGADIYAENASDAIGKLKVALS, via the coding sequence ATGGCAACAAAAGAAGCAATCATTGAAATGGCCAGGAAAGCGGTCCTGGAGTACGATCAGGATGCCGCCGTCGAGGCGGCCAACGAAGCGATTAAGGCGGGCGTCAACCCGGTGGAGATCATTCAGAACGGCTTCACCAAGGCTATGAACGAGGTCGGCGACAAGTATGGGGCCAAGCAGCTATTCCTGCCGCATGTCATCGCCGCATCGGAGACCATGACCGCGGGCATCAACGTATTGACGCCATACCTGGAGAAAATGGGAGTCAAGGAAGGCCCTGGGCTGGGTACGGTGATCATTGGGACCATCGAAGGTGACATCCACTGCATCGGGAAGGACATCGTAGCTATCATGCTAAAGATCGCGGGCTACAATGTGCACAACATCGGCAGGGATGTTCCTGTGAAGGACTTTATCACTGCGGCCCAGAAGAACAATGCCAATATCATAGGCTCCTCCGCACTAATGACCAGCACCATGGTCAATCAGATCAAGATCGAGGATCTCCTCAAGGAGGAGGGGATGCGCGATAAGGTCAAGACCATGGTCGGTGGAGCACCCGTAACCAAGGACTGGGCGACGCACATAGGTGCCGACATCTATGCCGAGAACGCATCGGATGCTATAGGCAAATTGAAGGTCGCTCTGTCCTGA
- the mtbC gene encoding dimethylamine corrinoid protein MtbC, giving the protein MTTAESARKELSDAIVAYNKDRVVTAVQNARTVLKPQEIIDALASGMNEVGVRFERGKLFLPHVMVAADAMTMGVKVIEGDLPKGASNGGLGVIVTGTVEGDVHDIGKSIVSTMLQCAGYKVFDLGRDVPIRNFIESVKENNACMVGMSALMTTTMQSQKECIDLLKEEGLRTKVKVMVGGAPATQAWADKIGADGYGENASEAVHKANELLGNK; this is encoded by the coding sequence ATGACAACCGCCGAGTCTGCAAGGAAGGAATTGTCCGACGCGATCGTCGCGTACAACAAGGATAGGGTAGTGACCGCCGTTCAAAACGCCAGGACCGTACTCAAGCCTCAGGAGATCATCGACGCGCTGGCCTCCGGGATGAACGAGGTCGGGGTACGGTTCGAACGGGGGAAGCTCTTCCTCCCTCACGTCATGGTCGCCGCGGACGCGATGACCATGGGAGTGAAGGTGATCGAAGGTGATCTGCCCAAGGGTGCCAGCAACGGTGGCCTCGGAGTAATCGTAACTGGGACGGTGGAGGGCGATGTCCACGATATCGGCAAGTCGATCGTATCGACGATGCTCCAGTGCGCTGGGTACAAGGTGTTCGATCTGGGGCGGGATGTGCCAATAAGGAATTTCATTGAGAGCGTGAAGGAGAACAATGCATGCATGGTCGGGATGTCCGCCCTCATGACCACCACCATGCAGAGCCAGAAAGAGTGCATCGACCTCCTCAAGGAGGAGGGGCTGAGAACCAAGGTCAAGGTCATGGTCGGAGGGGCACCGGCGACCCAGGCTTGGGCGGATAAGATCGGCGCGGATGGTTATGGGGAGAATGCCAGTGAGGCAGTCCACAAGGCCAACGAGCTGCTCGGCAACAAGTGA